A region from the Negativicoccus succinicivorans genome encodes:
- a CDS encoding sugar-binding transcriptional regulator, whose amino-acid sequence MRRKEPHFGSPLRLEISFATMNAGIFFYRSWTKNVPRASEVIATKEDVLVSLVPELFAEAERRYAVLKEVSLQAPIGRRAIADATGFTERVVRNLAAELEANGLVTVTPAGISMTRRGEQLLVDLAAYFRTRQSVKRLERELVEILAMKEVRIVRGDSSRDRTVQRNLAQEGALLVARYLADDLVVAVSGGTTLSLVAKALPESTAKVTVVPARGGFGETLETQANTIAAMVARKTRGTYRMLHVPDGFSPELIDILRREDKSLREVEALIHRADLLIMGIGDAARMADLRQIPPAERATLMTGGAVGETLGYYARADGEIVYCRHNVGLTLEELGSVPDVVLVAGGSQKAAAILAMARAGVHGRLVTDEGAAQAIYQIVNSQRRQTHVNKSRD is encoded by the coding sequence ATGCGGCGCAAAGAACCGCATTTCGGTTCGCCGTTGCGTCTTGAGATTTCTTTTGCTACAATGAATGCGGGAATATTTTTTTACCGCAGTTGGACAAAAAATGTCCCGCGGGCAAGCGAGGTGATTGCGACGAAAGAAGACGTATTGGTGAGCTTGGTTCCGGAACTTTTTGCCGAAGCGGAACGCCGGTACGCCGTTCTCAAAGAAGTCTCGTTGCAAGCACCGATCGGACGCCGCGCCATTGCGGATGCGACAGGCTTTACCGAGCGGGTGGTGCGCAATCTTGCCGCCGAGCTCGAGGCGAACGGCTTAGTGACCGTCACTCCTGCCGGTATTTCCATGACTCGACGCGGTGAACAGCTGCTGGTCGATTTAGCCGCCTATTTCCGTACGCGCCAATCAGTCAAGCGACTGGAGCGTGAACTGGTGGAAATTTTGGCGATGAAAGAAGTACGGATTGTGCGCGGCGATTCGTCAAGGGATCGTACCGTGCAACGCAATCTGGCGCAGGAAGGCGCGCTGTTGGTGGCCCGCTATTTAGCGGATGATTTGGTGGTCGCCGTTTCCGGCGGTACGACATTATCCTTGGTGGCCAAAGCGTTACCGGAGAGCACGGCGAAAGTAACTGTGGTGCCGGCGCGCGGCGGTTTCGGCGAAACGCTCGAAACGCAGGCCAACACGATTGCGGCGATGGTGGCGCGGAAAACGCGCGGGACCTATCGCATGCTGCACGTGCCGGACGGATTTTCTCCGGAATTGATTGACATCCTGCGGCGCGAGGATAAAAGCTTGCGGGAAGTGGAAGCGCTGATTCATCGTGCGGATCTTTTGATCATGGGCATCGGTGATGCGGCACGCATGGCGGATTTGCGTCAAATTCCGCCGGCGGAACGCGCGACGCTGATGACCGGCGGCGCGGTCGGTGAAACGCTCGGGTATTATGCGCGAGCCGATGGTGAAATTGTGTATTGCCGGCACAATGTCGGGCTGACGTTAGAGGAGCTCGGAAGCGTGCCGGATGTAGTTTTGGTCGCCGGCGGGTCGCAAAAAGCGGCCGCGATTTTGGCGATGGCGCGGGCCGGAGTACATGGCCGTTTGGTCACGGATGAAGGCGCCGCACAGGCAATTTATCAAATAGTGAACAGCCAGAGGAGGCAAACTCATGTCAACAAAAGTCGGGATTAA
- a CDS encoding LysR family transcriptional regulator — translation MDLDYYRDFMTIARAGTIAEAARQLRIAQPALSHRLKQLEEHLNAPLIKTDRGVRKIELTEAGEYLYERAQYLISTEDNLKREVTHRVQGTAGILKVSLSPSTAMMFIRDYLVPFSRTYPQVQHRLNEVTINEQTNQLLAGESEIGVANAPLVHPDLFQILHTERERLLIASSRQSRWNASRQPIVSLEALRHTPLALSRGCAPIFLDACHKYEMTPSVLSICTTRTAALIWARENRACAIVPEQEAENFSNEVYYTALNVPDLYVQKSFVIVRDRPLTKVAQNFLEFYNLTLAET, via the coding sequence ATGGATCTGGATTACTATCGCGATTTTATGACGATCGCGCGCGCCGGTACGATTGCGGAGGCGGCGCGTCAATTACGAATTGCCCAACCGGCGCTTTCCCATCGCTTGAAACAATTGGAAGAACACTTGAACGCGCCGCTCATTAAAACCGACCGAGGCGTGCGCAAAATTGAACTGACGGAGGCGGGCGAATATCTCTATGAGCGCGCCCAATACCTGATTTCGACCGAAGATAATTTGAAACGCGAAGTCACGCATCGCGTACAGGGCACGGCGGGAATTTTGAAAGTATCGCTCTCCCCGTCGACGGCGATGATGTTTATCCGCGACTACCTAGTACCGTTCAGTCGTACGTATCCGCAAGTACAGCACCGCTTAAATGAAGTGACGATCAACGAACAGACAAATCAACTGTTGGCGGGCGAATCCGAAATCGGTGTCGCCAACGCGCCGCTGGTGCACCCCGACCTGTTTCAGATCTTGCATACGGAGCGGGAACGTCTGCTGATCGCGTCTTCCCGTCAAAGCCGTTGGAACGCGTCGCGTCAGCCGATCGTCTCTTTGGAAGCGTTGCGCCACACGCCGCTTGCGCTTTCCCGCGGTTGCGCGCCGATTTTTCTTGACGCGTGCCACAAGTACGAAATGACCCCGTCTGTTTTGAGCATCTGCACAACGCGTACGGCGGCGCTCATTTGGGCGCGAGAAAATCGCGCCTGCGCGATCGTACCCGAACAGGAAGCGGAAAATTTTTCGAACGAAGTATACTATACGGCGCTGAATGTGCCCGATCTCTATGTACAAAAAAGTTTCGTCATCGTGCGGGATCGGCCGCTCACCAAAGTGGCGCAAAACTTTTTAGAGTTTTACAATCTGACGCTTGCCGAGACATAA
- the gpmI gene encoding 2,3-bisphosphoglycerate-independent phosphoglycerate mutase, with protein sequence MKNEGVSSGRGPVMLVIMDGWGIGKPGDPYDAIQTSGITHFPQWWKEYPHATLTTSGEKVGLPAGQIGNSEVGHLNIGAGRIIFQDLTRIHRDIASGEFFRQPVLVELLEKVAARGGALHLLGLVSPGGVHSHEEHLLACVKAAHEHGIKEVYVHAFLDGRDVPPKCAGPSLAHVEEEMQKIGCGRIATLCGRYYAMDRDKRYERTRLAYDLVTAGVGTIAPTAAEGLQRAYERGETDEFVLPTRIGEAVTMQPKDGGIFINFRPDRARQLTAALAETEFAGFERPRVPALELITMTPYEASFHTPVIYRKEQPQNTFGEFVSKVGLRQLRIAETEKYAHVTYFFNGGREEPFPGEDRILVPSPKVATYDLQPEMSAYIVTEKLLEALRTRTYDAIILNFANADMVGHTGVLAAAQEAVRTVDKCVATLWEEVKSQGGEMLITADHGNAERMWDEATQGPNTAHTTNPVPLVLLSEKNKNKTLHDGILADLAPTLLTLMGMSVPAEMTGRSLLD encoded by the coding sequence ATGAAAAATGAAGGAGTATCTTCCGGTCGCGGACCGGTGATGTTGGTTATTATGGACGGCTGGGGCATCGGTAAACCCGGCGATCCGTATGATGCGATTCAAACGTCGGGTATTACTCATTTTCCGCAGTGGTGGAAAGAATATCCGCACGCGACGCTCACCACTTCGGGTGAAAAAGTGGGATTGCCGGCGGGACAAATCGGTAATTCCGAAGTCGGTCATTTAAATATCGGCGCCGGTCGGATCATCTTTCAGGATTTGACGCGGATTCATCGCGATATTGCCTCAGGCGAATTTTTCCGCCAGCCGGTGCTTGTCGAACTGCTCGAAAAAGTCGCGGCAAGGGGCGGAGCGCTCCACCTCCTCGGTCTCGTTTCGCCGGGCGGCGTACACAGCCACGAAGAGCATTTGTTGGCGTGCGTCAAAGCGGCGCACGAGCATGGTATTAAAGAGGTGTACGTGCATGCGTTTTTAGACGGACGTGATGTGCCGCCAAAATGTGCGGGACCGTCGCTTGCGCATGTGGAAGAGGAAATGCAAAAAATCGGTTGCGGACGCATTGCCACATTGTGCGGTCGTTACTACGCTATGGATCGCGACAAACGGTATGAACGCACGCGTCTCGCGTATGATTTGGTGACCGCGGGCGTGGGAACGATCGCGCCGACGGCGGCGGAAGGTTTGCAGCGCGCGTACGAACGCGGCGAAACAGATGAATTCGTGTTGCCGACACGGATCGGTGAAGCGGTTACCATGCAACCGAAAGACGGCGGCATTTTTATCAATTTCCGTCCCGATCGGGCGCGGCAATTGACGGCGGCGCTCGCCGAAACCGAATTCGCGGGTTTTGAGCGGCCGCGGGTGCCGGCCTTGGAACTCATTACGATGACACCGTATGAAGCGTCCTTCCATACGCCCGTGATTTATCGCAAGGAACAGCCGCAAAACACCTTCGGCGAATTCGTAAGCAAAGTGGGCTTGCGTCAGTTGCGCATTGCCGAAACGGAAAAATACGCGCATGTCACGTATTTCTTCAACGGCGGCCGCGAAGAACCGTTCCCGGGCGAAGATCGCATTTTAGTGCCGTCGCCGAAAGTGGCGACGTATGATCTGCAGCCGGAAATGAGCGCGTATATCGTGACGGAGAAATTACTGGAGGCATTGCGCACGCGTACGTACGATGCGATCATTTTGAATTTCGCCAATGCGGATATGGTCGGTCATACCGGCGTGCTGGCGGCGGCGCAGGAAGCCGTACGCACAGTGGACAAATGCGTGGCGACGCTCTGGGAAGAAGTGAAATCCCAAGGCGGTGAAATGTTGATTACCGCCGACCACGGGAACGCGGAACGCATGTGGGACGAGGCTACGCAAGGCCCGAACACCGCGCATACGACGAACCCCGTACCGCTCGTATTGCTGAGCGAAAAAAATAAAAATAAAACGCTCCATGACGGCATCTTAGCCGACTTGGCGCCGACGCTTTTAACGTTAATGGGAATGTCCGTGCCCGCCGAAATGACAGGCCGGTCACTATTGGACTAG
- a CDS encoding GNAT family N-acetyltransferase codes for MITVNATLPAEARKLREDVFIHEQGFENEFDEIDQSAHHVIYWESDRAVGTCRFFPAEEDGAYYIGRMAVAKDHRHQQLGTVILEAAETAIKKLGGKKIMLSAQVRAQNFYLRNGYTGDPEEVHMDEGEPHRWLYKEM; via the coding sequence ATGATTACTGTCAATGCCACATTGCCCGCCGAAGCGCGTAAGCTGCGGGAAGATGTCTTTATTCATGAACAGGGTTTTGAAAACGAATTTGATGAAATCGACCAGTCCGCCCACCATGTGATCTATTGGGAAAGTGATCGCGCGGTAGGCACCTGCCGCTTTTTCCCGGCGGAAGAAGACGGCGCCTACTACATCGGTCGAATGGCCGTCGCTAAAGACCACCGCCATCAACAGTTGGGCACCGTGATTTTGGAGGCGGCGGAAACCGCCATCAAAAAACTGGGCGGCAAAAAAATTATGCTTTCTGCGCAAGTGCGCGCCCAAAACTTTTATTTGCGCAACGGTTATACCGGTGATCCCGAAGAAGTTCATATGGATGAAGGGGAACCGCATCGTTGGCTGTATAAAGAAATGTAA
- a CDS encoding succinate CoA transferase — translation MLDASRLRHPSLFEKVVTPEEAASLITDGMHVGVAGFTPSGYPKKTTLALAEQIKNGKKCRIAIWSGASVGPEIEEALAQVNGVYERIPYYAASNRTMQKGINEREIRYIDLHLSEFAQQVDYGFFGDVDVAIVEAAAITKDGDFVLGSGVGNLPMFVKHAKKIIVEVNTSIPLEMEGMHDIVILDKPPRRREIPIYKASDRIGSPYVKCGLDRIDAIVESDILDHVRDLAAPNEDTIKIAEYLVDFLENEVQHGRLPEEMLPIQSGVGTIANAVLMGLKKSRFHNLTMYSEILQDAVFHLIRDGHIVGASGCAFTPSPTVWKMFKEDPALYKKALVLRPLDISNHPEVIRRLGVIAINTPIEFDIYGQANSTHASGRKMINGIGGSGDYMRNGYLSIFTSPSTGAHGAISKVVPMVSHVDHTEHDSQIFITEQGVADTRGMGPIERAREIITHCAHPDYRPLLEEYVKHALADGGHEPVDLAHAFTLALHFQNHKDMHCRSLYEDDKGGN, via the coding sequence ATGTTGGATGCAAGCAGATTACGTCATCCGAGTCTGTTTGAAAAAGTGGTCACGCCGGAGGAGGCGGCGTCTCTGATTACCGACGGCATGCATGTCGGTGTGGCGGGATTTACGCCGTCGGGGTATCCGAAGAAGACGACGCTGGCGCTGGCCGAACAAATTAAAAACGGCAAAAAATGCCGGATCGCGATTTGGAGCGGCGCGTCGGTCGGACCGGAGATTGAAGAAGCGCTCGCGCAAGTGAACGGCGTGTACGAACGCATTCCCTACTATGCGGCGAGCAATCGCACGATGCAAAAAGGCATCAATGAGCGGGAGATTCGCTACATTGACCTGCATTTGAGTGAATTCGCGCAGCAGGTGGATTACGGTTTCTTCGGTGATGTCGATGTCGCGATTGTAGAAGCCGCGGCGATTACCAAAGACGGTGATTTCGTGCTCGGCTCGGGCGTGGGCAATTTACCGATGTTTGTGAAACATGCCAAAAAAATTATTGTCGAAGTCAACACTTCCATTCCGTTGGAAATGGAAGGGATGCACGACATTGTCATTTTGGATAAACCGCCGCGTCGGCGCGAAATTCCGATTTATAAAGCGTCGGATCGCATCGGTTCACCCTATGTGAAATGCGGCTTGGATCGTATCGACGCGATTGTCGAATCGGACATTTTGGACCATGTGCGCGATCTCGCAGCGCCGAATGAAGACACGATCAAGATCGCCGAATACCTGGTTGATTTCTTGGAAAATGAAGTGCAGCACGGACGCTTACCGGAAGAAATGCTGCCGATTCAGTCCGGTGTAGGCACGATCGCCAATGCCGTGTTGATGGGACTGAAGAAATCACGCTTTCACAATTTGACGATGTATTCGGAAATTTTGCAGGACGCGGTATTCCATCTGATCCGCGACGGCCATATCGTCGGCGCTTCCGGTTGCGCGTTTACGCCGTCGCCGACGGTGTGGAAAATGTTTAAAGAAGACCCGGCGCTGTATAAAAAAGCGTTGGTTTTGCGGCCGCTAGATATTTCCAATCATCCGGAAGTTATTCGTCGCTTGGGCGTCATCGCGATCAATACCCCGATTGAATTTGATATTTACGGGCAAGCGAATTCGACGCACGCCTCCGGTCGTAAGATGATCAACGGGATCGGCGGTTCGGGCGATTACATGCGCAACGGTTATCTCTCGATCTTCACCTCGCCGTCGACGGGCGCGCACGGCGCGATTTCCAAAGTGGTGCCGATGGTCAGCCACGTCGATCACACGGAGCATGACAGCCAAATCTTCATCACCGAGCAGGGCGTAGCCGATACCCGAGGCATGGGACCGATTGAACGGGCGCGCGAAATTATCACGCACTGCGCGCATCCGGACTATCGACCGTTGCTGGAAGAATATGTCAAACATGCACTGGCCGACGGCGGTCACGAACCGGTAGATCTCGCGCACGCGTTTACGCTGGCGTTGCATTTCCAAAACCATAAGGACATGCATTGCCGCTCACTGTATGAAGACGATAAAGGAGGAAATTAA
- a CDS encoding phosphoglycerate kinase, whose protein sequence is MPVLQVTDLDVAGKKVYVRVDFNVPLADDGTITDDTRLRAAVPTVQWLREHGAAVILAAHLGRPKGKAVAALSLQAVVAHLSELLGTPVQFATDCVGEEAKQKAAKLAAGEVLLLENVRFHAEETKNDPEFAKQLADLADLAVNDAFGVSHRAHASVVGVSEYLPMAAGLLLHEEIEHLDKAANDPKRPFVAIIGGAKVSDKIGVIQRFVELADTVIIGGGMANTFLLAQGYEIGTSLVEKDKLDVAQAVIKAAAQHQTKLLLPTDVVVAPEFSADATPTIVPVADVPVDQMILDSGPDTVAAYEAAIRDAATIVWNGPLGVFEFPAFAKGTQALAHAVAQSDAYSIVGGGDSVAAVTQSGVADQISHISTGGGASLEYLEGKPLPGIACLAQKKEGIDA, encoded by the coding sequence ATGCCGGTATTACAAGTGACGGATCTTGATGTAGCGGGCAAAAAAGTTTACGTGCGCGTGGACTTTAACGTACCGCTCGCTGATGACGGCACGATTACGGATGATACGCGCTTGCGCGCTGCGGTGCCGACCGTTCAATGGCTGCGCGAGCATGGTGCGGCCGTCATTTTGGCGGCGCATTTGGGACGCCCGAAAGGGAAAGCGGTAGCGGCGCTTTCGCTGCAAGCGGTAGTGGCGCATTTGTCTGAGCTTTTGGGAACCCCGGTGCAATTTGCCACGGACTGCGTGGGCGAAGAAGCGAAGCAAAAAGCGGCGAAACTTGCCGCGGGCGAAGTGTTGCTGCTCGAAAATGTGCGCTTCCATGCGGAAGAAACGAAAAATGATCCGGAGTTTGCCAAACAATTGGCGGATCTTGCGGATCTCGCGGTCAATGACGCTTTCGGCGTTTCGCATCGGGCGCACGCGTCCGTGGTCGGCGTGAGCGAATATTTGCCGATGGCGGCGGGCTTACTGCTTCACGAAGAAATCGAACACCTCGACAAAGCGGCCAATGACCCGAAACGTCCGTTCGTGGCGATTATCGGCGGCGCGAAAGTGTCGGATAAAATCGGCGTTATTCAACGTTTTGTGGAATTGGCGGATACCGTTATCATCGGCGGCGGCATGGCCAATACATTCCTGTTGGCGCAAGGATACGAAATCGGCACGTCACTCGTTGAAAAAGATAAACTCGATGTGGCGCAGGCGGTGATCAAAGCGGCGGCGCAACATCAAACTAAACTGCTGTTGCCGACAGACGTGGTAGTCGCTCCGGAATTTTCCGCCGATGCGACTCCGACGATCGTGCCGGTCGCGGATGTACCCGTCGATCAGATGATTTTGGATTCGGGTCCGGACACGGTGGCGGCGTACGAAGCGGCGATTCGCGATGCGGCGACTATTGTTTGGAACGGTCCGCTGGGCGTGTTTGAGTTCCCGGCCTTTGCCAAAGGAACACAGGCGCTTGCCCATGCAGTCGCGCAAAGCGATGCGTATTCGATCGTCGGCGGCGGCGACAGTGTAGCGGCCGTCACCCAAAGCGGCGTGGCGGATCAAATTTCTCATATTTCGACCGGCGGCGGCGCTTCCTTGGAATACTTGGAAGGCAAACCTCTGCCGGGTATTGCCTGCCTCGCGCAGAAAAAGGAGGGAATCGATGCGTAA
- the gap gene encoding type I glyceraldehyde-3-phosphate dehydrogenase, protein MSTKVGINGFGRIGRNVFRVAMNNPEVEIVAINDPGNIEALAHLLQYDSVHGELDAKIEIKGSALVIDGKEIEVTQELDPAKIPWGKNGAEVVIESTGRFTNAEDAKKHLHETVKKVVISAPAKNEDITIVMGVNQDKYDAAKHHVISNASCTTNCLAPFTKVLHDTFGIKKGLMTTVHAYTNDQRLLDLPHKDMRRARAAAQNIIPTSTGAAKAIALVIPELKGKLNGFAMRVPVPNVSITDLTCEVEKDTTVEEVNAALKKAAEGELKGILGYSEKPLVSSDYNGCPNSSTVDSLLTSVIDGNMVKVVSWYDNEWGYSNRLVDLVSYIGKQGL, encoded by the coding sequence ATGTCAACAAAAGTCGGGATTAACGGATTTGGACGAATCGGCAGAAACGTATTTCGCGTAGCGATGAACAACCCGGAAGTGGAAATCGTCGCGATCAACGATCCGGGCAACATCGAAGCATTGGCGCATTTACTGCAGTACGATTCGGTGCATGGCGAACTCGATGCGAAAATTGAAATCAAAGGCTCCGCGCTTGTCATTGACGGGAAAGAAATCGAAGTCACGCAGGAACTGGATCCGGCGAAGATTCCCTGGGGTAAAAACGGCGCCGAAGTAGTCATTGAATCCACCGGTCGCTTTACCAACGCGGAAGATGCGAAAAAACATTTGCATGAAACGGTGAAAAAAGTCGTGATTTCCGCGCCGGCAAAAAACGAAGATATTACGATTGTCATGGGCGTTAACCAGGATAAATATGATGCCGCTAAGCATCATGTCATTTCCAACGCGTCCTGCACGACGAACTGCCTCGCTCCGTTTACGAAAGTATTGCATGATACCTTCGGGATCAAAAAAGGTCTCATGACCACAGTGCATGCATACACGAACGACCAGCGTTTGCTGGACTTGCCGCATAAAGATATGCGTCGCGCCCGCGCGGCCGCGCAGAACATCATCCCGACGAGCACCGGCGCGGCGAAAGCGATCGCTCTCGTGATTCCGGAACTCAAAGGCAAATTGAACGGCTTCGCGATGCGTGTGCCGGTACCGAATGTATCGATCACCGATTTGACTTGCGAAGTCGAAAAAGATACGACCGTCGAAGAAGTCAACGCGGCGCTGAAAAAAGCGGCGGAAGGCGAACTCAAAGGCATCCTCGGTTACTCGGAAAAACCGCTTGTCTCCAGCGACTACAACGGTTGCCCGAACAGCTCGACAGTCGACAGTCTCTTGACCTCGGTCATCGACGGAAACATGGTGAAAGTGGTTTCCTGGTATGACAACGAATGGGGCTATTCCAACCGCTTGGTGGATCTCGTATCCTACATCGGTAAGCAAGGTTTATAA
- the eno gene encoding phosphopyruvate hydratase, translated as MMIVDIHGREILDSRGNPTVEVDVLLDDGTRGRASVPSGASTGVFEALELRDGDKSRYQGKGVQKAVEHVNERIAPELIGLPVTEQVLIDSIMCGLDGTDNKSELGANATLGVSMAVARAGAAACHLPLYRYLGGINACEMPVPMMNILNGGMHADNNVDIQEFMIMPVGAESFAEGLRMGADIYHTLKVVLKEQGLVTAVGDEGGFAPNLASNEAAIQLILTAVERAGFRPGEDIVLALDAAASEFYKDGVYDFVGEGVKRSAEELVEYYADLVRQYPIVSIEDGMDQEDYVGWKHLTQKLGKKIQLVGDDLFVTNSARLEKGIQEGIANSILIKVNQIGTLTETMECIQMAKRAAYTTVISHRSGETDDSLIADLAVAVNAGQIKTGAPARIDRVAKYNQLLRIEEELEGLSLYGGQDIFAHLEK; from the coding sequence ATGATGATTGTAGATATTCACGGCAGAGAAATCTTGGATTCGCGCGGCAATCCGACAGTGGAAGTGGATGTATTGCTCGATGACGGTACCCGCGGACGCGCGTCCGTTCCGTCCGGCGCGTCCACCGGCGTGTTTGAAGCGCTGGAATTGCGCGATGGCGACAAGAGCCGTTACCAAGGCAAAGGCGTGCAAAAAGCGGTCGAACATGTTAATGAACGCATCGCGCCGGAATTAATCGGCTTACCGGTGACCGAACAGGTTTTGATTGATTCGATCATGTGCGGTTTAGACGGTACGGATAATAAAAGCGAACTCGGCGCGAACGCGACCCTGGGCGTTTCCATGGCGGTGGCTCGCGCCGGCGCGGCGGCTTGCCATTTGCCGCTCTATCGTTATCTCGGCGGCATCAACGCCTGCGAAATGCCCGTACCGATGATGAATATTTTAAACGGCGGTATGCACGCGGATAACAACGTCGATATTCAGGAATTCATGATCATGCCGGTCGGCGCGGAATCCTTCGCCGAAGGCTTGCGCATGGGCGCCGATATTTACCATACGTTGAAAGTCGTTTTGAAAGAACAGGGACTCGTTACCGCGGTCGGCGATGAGGGCGGCTTCGCGCCGAATCTGGCGTCGAACGAAGCGGCGATCCAGCTGATTTTGACCGCTGTTGAACGCGCCGGTTTCCGTCCGGGCGAAGACATCGTGCTCGCGCTTGACGCGGCCGCTTCGGAATTTTACAAAGACGGCGTTTACGATTTCGTCGGCGAAGGCGTGAAACGTTCCGCCGAAGAACTTGTTGAATACTATGCGGATCTCGTTCGCCAATACCCGATCGTATCGATCGAAGACGGCATGGACCAGGAAGATTACGTCGGCTGGAAACATCTCACGCAAAAACTGGGCAAAAAAATTCAGCTCGTCGGCGATGATCTTTTCGTCACCAACAGCGCCCGTTTGGAAAAAGGCATTCAGGAAGGCATCGCCAACTCGATCTTGATCAAAGTCAATCAGATCGGTACGCTTACGGAAACCATGGAATGCATCCAAATGGCTAAACGCGCCGCGTACACGACGGTGATTTCGCACCGTTCGGGCGAAACGGACGACTCGCTGATCGCCGATCTCGCCGTCGCGGTGAATGCCGGCCAAATTAAAACCGGCGCGCCCGCGCGGATTGATCGCGTCGCGAAGTACAACCAACTGTTGCGCATTGAAGAAGAACTGGAAGGCTTGTCGCTCTATGGCGGCCAAGATATCTTCGCGCACTTGGAAAAATAA
- the tpiA gene encoding triose-phosphate isomerase: MRKPIIAGNWKMNTDLSRACELTEELVGKELATRAEVILCPPFISLAAVGERIADTPLKLGAQNMHWEESGAFTGEISPTMLTSVGCEYVILGHSERRQLFSETDPRVNKKAKAALDHGLTPIICVGETLRQREEDEWRGHIESQVKAALINLSAEEVATLVMAYEPIWAIGTGKTATVEQANDVCRLIRVTIETIAGHDAAEAVRILYGGSVKPDNISALMAAPNIDGALVGGASLKADDFAAVVNYEK; encoded by the coding sequence ATGCGTAAACCTATCATTGCCGGAAACTGGAAAATGAATACGGATCTGTCCCGGGCTTGCGAACTTACGGAAGAACTCGTCGGCAAAGAACTTGCGACACGGGCGGAAGTTATTTTATGCCCGCCGTTTATTTCGCTGGCCGCGGTCGGCGAACGGATTGCGGACACCCCGCTTAAACTCGGCGCGCAAAACATGCACTGGGAAGAATCCGGGGCGTTTACCGGTGAAATATCTCCGACCATGCTGACATCGGTCGGCTGTGAATATGTCATTTTGGGACATTCGGAACGTCGGCAACTGTTCAGCGAAACGGATCCTCGCGTCAATAAAAAGGCGAAAGCGGCGCTCGATCACGGCTTAACGCCGATTATTTGCGTCGGCGAAACGCTTCGGCAGCGGGAAGAGGACGAGTGGCGCGGCCATATTGAAAGCCAGGTCAAAGCGGCGTTGATTAATCTGTCCGCGGAGGAAGTGGCGACGCTTGTCATGGCGTACGAACCGATCTGGGCGATCGGCACGGGCAAAACGGCAACCGTTGAGCAGGCGAATGACGTCTGCCGTCTTATTCGCGTCACGATTGAGACCATCGCCGGTCACGATGCGGCGGAAGCGGTGCGCATCCTTTACGGCGGCAGCGTCAAGCCGGACAACATCAGCGCGCTGATGGCGGCGCCGAACATTGATGGGGCCTTGGTTGGCGGCGCATCCCTCAAGGCCGATGATTTCGCCGCGGTGGTTAATTATGAAAAATGA